The Solibacillus sp. FSL R7-0682 genome includes a window with the following:
- a CDS encoding DUF2243 domain-containing protein, whose product MTKHTDIHRTAHSSKNFWSGFLFGIGLVAFIDEALFHQLLHWHHFYDKSTTEVGLVSDGLFHALSWFATIAGLFLFADLRRRNGFWIKRWMGGLLVGAGGFQLYDGTIQHKIMRIHQIRYVDNVIIYDLIWNIIAIILLVIGIYLVITTRNKNTKVEVSSDEHA is encoded by the coding sequence ATGACTAAACATACTGATATTCATCGCACTGCACATTCAAGTAAAAACTTTTGGTCAGGCTTTCTATTTGGAATAGGGCTAGTTGCCTTTATTGATGAAGCGCTATTTCATCAACTGCTTCATTGGCATCATTTTTATGATAAATCCACAACAGAGGTAGGATTAGTTTCAGATGGTTTGTTTCATGCTTTAAGTTGGTTTGCGACGATTGCAGGTTTATTTTTATTTGCAGATCTCCGCCGAAGAAATGGATTTTGGATTAAGAGATGGATGGGTGGATTATTAGTAGGCGCTGGGGGTTTCCAATTATATGATGGTACGATCCAACATAAAATAATGCGCATCCATCAAATAAGATACGTAGATAATGTAATTATCTATGATTTGATTTGGAATATTATCGCTATAATTTTGTTGGTCATAGGTATTTATCTAGTTATTACGACAAGAAATAAAAATACAAAGGTAGAGGTATCCTCAGATGAGCATGCCTAA
- a CDS encoding transposase, which yields MLKIILVVSSIIGPIVMLYLKQKSDLCKRIFNIVAVLSTIIFGSIASTSIYQIIADDAVFMTTIHGLFLNPIFLLTGAYTGGFLIYRLMVLAWEEK from the coding sequence ATGTTGAAAATCATATTAGTTGTTTCTAGCATAATTGGACCAATTGTAATGCTATACTTAAAACAAAAAAGTGATCTATGTAAACGAATTTTCAATATCGTAGCTGTTCTATCAACGATCATTTTTGGTAGTATTGCATCCACATCAATTTACCAAATTATTGCCGACGATGCGGTTTTTATGACGACAATTCATGGTCTCTTTTTAAACCCTATTTTCTTGTTAACTGGCGCTTACACTGGGGGATTTCTTATTTACAGATTAATGGTGCTAGCATGGGAAGAAAAATAG